The Scomber scombrus chromosome 5, fScoSco1.1, whole genome shotgun sequence genome window below encodes:
- the slitrk3a gene encoding SLIT and NTRK-like protein 3 yields MLWVTLLSTIALGWTTPIPLLEDSEEIDEPCFEPCYCEVKEGIFHVHCDSKGFTNVSQISQIWSRPFKLNLQRNSMRKLYFNSFLHLNNAISINLGNNALQDIHAGAFNGLGILKRLFLHENKLEVFRNDTFLGLESLEYLQADYNVIKRIESGAFRHLHKLRVLILNDNLIPVLPNYLFRSVSLTHLDLRGNRLKTLPYKGMLEYVGRSLMEIQLEENPWNCVCEIVQLKTWLERIPYTALVGEITCEYPFHLHGKDLRDIKRSELCPLLSDAEIEAKLGIPRIPFSNENTWPTKPSSMLSSFHNTASSVEYKERVVKPTKRPRPTKNPPTPRSIYPGINQAPVAGYQTRPPIPIVCPAGCICNLHINDLGLTVNCKEKGFHNISELLPRPLNAKKLYLSGNLIQKIYRSDFWNFSSLDLLHLGNNRISYVQEGAFINLPNLKSLYLNGNDIEILTPGMFRGLQMLSYLYFEYNVIREIQPNSFSLMPNLQLVFLNDNLLRSLPTGAFAGTNLARLNLRNNYFLSLPVHGALEHLTSIVQIDLHQNPWDCSCDIIPLKQWLEKLSSVIVVGDVICKTPEFAFGKDLRSLDVEVICPELKYSSGPSPALPGGDDITTGTPDMGEARGRGAVPLSVLILSLLIFFISAVFVAAGLFAYVLRRRKKLPFRKRSEGDLTGIQMHCRMYEDPPRQSSTGNTGTPEKSTPSMHTHTHTGHTHAHGHVYDYIPHPVTQMCNNPIYKPREGEIAEEERGQFSEMKDSGSSNNSNYRTLLEKEREWALAVSNSQLNTIVTVNHSTADMAGFHENGGLCPTVIDSQMPTPTVGFVDCLYGTVPKLKDMHVAHAHPPGMQYPDLQQDAQLKETLLYTAGKGCYPDPSQSDYPESRSKLQTKPDYLEVLQKSYRF; encoded by the coding sequence ATGCTGTGGGTTACCTTGCTGAGCACCATAGCCTTAGGATGGACCACCCCAATCCCACTACTAGAGGACTCCGAGGAGATCGACGAGCCCTGCTTCGAGCCCTGCTACTGCGAGGTCAAAGAGGGCATCTTCCACGTCCACTGTGACAGTAAAGGATTTACAAATGTCAGCCAGATCTCCCAAATATGGAGCCGGCCCTTCAAGCTCAACCTGCAGAGAAACTCCATGAGGAAGCTTTACTTTAACAGCTTCCTCCATCTCAACAATGCCATATCTATTAATCTGGGTAACAACGCCTTGCAAGATATCCACGCTGGTGCATTCAATGGCTTAGGAATACTCAAACGGCTGTTCCTACATGAGAACAAACTAGAAGTTTTCCGGAATGACACTTTTCTTGGGTTGGAGAGTTTAGAGTATCTTCAGGCGGACTACAATGTTATCAAAAGGATTGAAAGTGGTGCATTCAGGCACCTTCACAAATTGAGAGTACTCATACTAAATGACAATCTGATCCCTGTGCTCCCAAATTATCTTTTCCGGTCTGTGTCACTCACACATCTAGACCTAAGAGGAAACCGACTAAAGACATTGCCGTATAAGGGCATGCTGGAGTATGTTGGGCGGAGTTTAATGGAAATCCAGCTGGAAGAGAACCCAtggaactgtgtgtgtgagattgttCAGTTAAAAACATGGCTGGAGAGAATCCCTTATACAGCTCTGGTGGGTGAGATCACATGTGAGTACCCATTCCACTTACATGGGAAAGACTTACGGGACATCAAGCGCAGTGAGCTCTGTCCGTTGCTTTCCGATGCAGAGATTGAGGCCAAGCTGGGAATTCCCCGCATCCCATTCAGCAATGAAAACACATGGCCCACTAAACCTTCCTCCATGCTTTCCTCCTTTCACAACACAGCATCTTCTGTGGAATACAAGGAAAGAGTTGTCAAGCCTACTAAGCGACCTCGGCCCACAAAGAACCCCCCAACCCCTCGTAGCATTTATCCAGGCATCAACCAGGCTCCCGTTGCTGGCTACCAAACAAGACCTCCTATCCCAATAGTTTGTCCAGCTGGATGTATTTGCAACCTTCACATCAATGACCTGGGGCTAACAGTGAACTGCAAAGAGAAAGGCTTTCACAACATCTCCGAGCTCCTGCCACGACCTCTCAATGCCAAGAAATTGTATCTCAGTGGAAACCTCATACAGAAAATCTACCGTTCTGATTTCTGGAACTTCTCAAGCTTGGATTTACTGCATTTAGGGAACAATCGGATATCCTATGTCCAGGAAGGCGCCTTCATTAACCTGCCAAACTTAAAAAGTTTATATCTCAATGGGAATGACATTGAGATACTTACACCTGGGATGTTTAGGGGGCTTCAAATGTTGAGTTATCTTTACTTTGAGTATAATGTCATACGTGAGATACAACCTAACTCTTTCTCCCTAATGCCAAATCTCCAGCTGGTTTTCCTCAATGACAACCTGTTGCGCTCCCTCCCCACTGGTGCCTTTGCTGGCACCAACCTTGCACGCCTCAACCTTCGCAACAACTACTTCCTTTCTCTGCCTGTGCATGGAGCCCTGGAGCATCTGACCTCCATCGTCCAGATTGATCTCCATCAGAATCCCTGGGACTGCTCCTGTGATATTATCCCTCTCAAACAGTGGCTGGAAAAGCTCTCCTCTGTCATTGTGGTTGGGGATGTCATCTGCAAGACACCAGAGTTTGCTTTTGGGAAGGACCTGCGTTCACTGGACGTTGAAGTCATCTGTCCTGAACTTAAATATTCCTCAGGGCCCTCGCCGGCCCTGCCTGGTGGGGATGACATCACCACAGGGACCCCGGACATGGGGGAGGCAAGGGGGAGAGGGGCTGTCCCACTGTCTGTCCTCATCCTCAGCCTactcattttcttcatttctgctgtgtttgtggctGCTGGGCTTTTTGCCTATGTTCTCCGCCGCAGAAAGAAGCTGCCCTTCCGGAAGCGCTCTGAGGGGGATCTGACAGGGATCCAGATGCACTGCAGGATGTATGAGGACCCACCAAGGCAGAGTAGTACTGGTAACACAGGCACACCAGAGAAATCAACACccagtatgcacacacacactcacaccggTCACACACATGCCCACGGTCATGTTTATGACTATATCCCCCACCCTGTGACTCAGATGTGTAATAACCCCATCTATAAGCCAAGGGAGGGGGAGatagcagaggaagagagagggcaGTTTTCAGAAATGAAAGACAGTGGCAGCAGTAACAACAGTAACTACAGAACCTtgttagagaaagagagagagtgggccCTGGCCGTCTCCAACTCTCAACTCAACACCATTGTCACAGTCAACCACTCCACAGCTGATATGGCGGGATTTCACGAGAATGGCGGGCTCTGCCCCACAGTGATTGACAGTCAGATGCCCACACCAACTGTGGGCTTTGTAGACTGTCTGTATGGGACAGTACCCAAACTAAAGGACATGCATGTGGCGCATGCGCATCCACCAGGCATGCAGTACCCAGATTTGCAGCAGGATGCACAGCTGAAGGAGACATTGCTTTACACGGCGGGGAAAGGCTGTTACCCCGACCCGTCCCAAAGCGATTACCCTGAGTCAAGGTCCAAACTTCAAACCAAGCCGGATTACCTCGAAGTATTGCAAAAATCTTACCGGTTTTAA